In Amycolatopsis coloradensis, one genomic interval encodes:
- a CDS encoding helix-turn-helix domain-containing protein — MPDHPTAELAWLVSQPYAVEILDVLAEAPRPLTDLHRQLKVSRRTISSALRVLAAAGVVRRRDHCGSWDSLPPPSTRFELTPTGREFTRQLNRVEVWTTLYEQYLGTPTIRKRTKAMWAPISIVLLLACLGNMMLGHAGHAIVFGIAWLGLVAAVTYRAQHRTT; from the coding sequence GTGCCCGACCACCCCACAGCAGAGCTGGCCTGGCTGGTCAGCCAACCCTACGCGGTCGAGATCCTCGACGTCCTCGCCGAAGCGCCTCGCCCGCTCACGGATCTGCACCGGCAGCTGAAGGTTTCTCGCCGGACGATCTCCTCGGCGCTGCGCGTCCTCGCCGCGGCCGGGGTGGTCCGTCGCCGCGACCACTGTGGCAGCTGGGATAGCCTGCCTCCTCCGTCGACCCGCTTTGAGCTCACCCCTACCGGTCGCGAATTCACTCGGCAGCTGAATCGGGTCGAGGTCTGGACGACGCTCTACGAGCAGTACCTCGGTACTCCGACCATCAGGAAAAGGACGAAGGCCATGTGGGCACCGATCTCCATCGTGCTTCTCCTCGCCTGCCTCGGAAACATGATGCTCGGCCATGCCGGGCACGCGATCGTGTTCGGCATCGCTTGGCTGGGGCTCGTCGCCGCGGTGACGTATCGGGCACAGCACCGGACCACCTGA
- a CDS encoding PEP/pyruvate-binding domain-containing protein, with protein sequence MKLLQLSEIDASMIDLVGGKAAGLGQMIKAGERVPDGFCLTVEAYTSRDLPEKELLDAYERLGGGRVAVRSSATAEDLPDASFAGQQDTFLDVDGAAALVDAVRKCWDSLHSDRAVVYRATVGIDDAAMAVVIQRMIDPTAAGVLFTANPITGCRTEMIVDAAPGLGTAIVDGTVVPDHYVFDHRARAMPHQAEGCLDTRQLEQLRDAGLRLQRHFGSPQDIEWAIDSGGVLWLLQSRPITTLFPLPPDTGEARLYLEFGHIQGMLRPCTPMGISLLKTGSAMWFQANGVRGGPRDPLPRLVPIGGRLYFDLTDFVRSKAMRKRLPTSLQVYGPRVQGAVERIMTDPRFAPRRGFPLRTGNILRATAKVLPNVVSGFVSSLARPDAARARAYRAAEEIRRLTVPPPGSATTAERLRWVIEDSHRAIMSHGMLGLTGPLMAGIVLGVAPSGLLKGIATDEELDIVLGGMPHNVTTEMDLALWELAVNAREHREVFLSTPPGELAAAYRAGRLPDIGMAGFLDKYGMRAAAEIDVGMPRWDEDPAPLFATIANYLRVDDPEQAPDRRFQRAAEKAEAMIETLSRRARRLRPVRGRVATFLMRRSRKLTGLREIGKFAWLPAIQAARRQLLVVGDDLVSRGLLERGDDIMFLTLDEARAAVDEATDHRPLIAARRADHRRELRRHTVPGALLSDGTDVEALAPPRSAEDGVLVGMAGAAGQATGRARVIRDPVGAYIEPGEILVAPTTDPGWTPLFLTTAGLVTETGSPVAHGPTVAREYGIPAVICVRDATREITTGRLIAIDGTAGTVRMVDDD encoded by the coding sequence ATGAAACTCCTTCAGCTGTCCGAGATCGATGCTTCGATGATCGATTTGGTGGGTGGGAAGGCCGCCGGGCTCGGTCAGATGATCAAGGCGGGCGAGCGTGTGCCGGATGGTTTCTGCTTGACCGTCGAGGCCTATACATCGAGAGACCTCCCGGAGAAGGAGTTGCTCGACGCCTACGAGCGGCTCGGCGGCGGCCGGGTCGCGGTGCGTTCCAGCGCCACCGCCGAGGACTTGCCGGACGCCAGCTTCGCCGGTCAGCAGGACACCTTCCTCGATGTCGACGGGGCCGCCGCGCTCGTCGACGCCGTTCGCAAGTGCTGGGACTCCCTGCATTCGGATCGGGCGGTGGTTTATCGGGCCACCGTCGGTATCGACGACGCCGCGATGGCGGTGGTGATCCAGCGGATGATCGACCCGACCGCGGCCGGCGTTCTGTTCACCGCCAATCCGATCACCGGTTGCCGCACCGAGATGATCGTCGACGCCGCCCCCGGGCTGGGGACAGCGATCGTCGACGGCACCGTCGTTCCCGATCACTACGTCTTCGACCACCGTGCGCGGGCCATGCCGCACCAGGCCGAGGGATGCCTCGATACGCGACAGCTGGAACAGCTCCGGGACGCCGGTCTGCGCCTGCAACGGCATTTCGGTTCGCCGCAGGACATCGAATGGGCGATCGATTCCGGCGGCGTGCTGTGGCTGTTGCAGTCCCGGCCGATCACCACCCTGTTCCCGCTGCCGCCGGACACCGGCGAGGCCCGGCTGTACCTCGAGTTCGGCCACATCCAGGGAATGCTCCGCCCGTGCACGCCCATGGGGATCTCCTTGCTCAAGACCGGATCGGCGATGTGGTTCCAAGCGAACGGCGTCCGAGGCGGTCCACGAGACCCGCTGCCCCGGCTGGTGCCGATCGGCGGGCGTCTCTACTTCGACCTGACCGACTTCGTCCGCAGCAAGGCCATGCGCAAGCGGCTACCGACGTCCCTGCAGGTATACGGACCGCGAGTGCAGGGCGCCGTCGAGCGCATCATGACCGATCCCCGGTTCGCCCCGCGGCGAGGCTTTCCGCTCCGGACGGGCAACATACTCAGAGCCACGGCGAAAGTGCTGCCGAACGTGGTCTCGGGATTCGTGTCGAGCCTGGCGCGCCCGGACGCGGCGCGTGCCCGCGCTTACCGGGCGGCGGAGGAGATCCGGCGCCTGACCGTCCCGCCTCCGGGCTCGGCGACCACGGCGGAGCGGCTGAGATGGGTCATCGAGGACTCGCATCGAGCGATCATGAGCCACGGCATGCTGGGGCTCACTGGGCCGTTGATGGCCGGGATCGTCCTCGGGGTAGCGCCCTCCGGTCTGCTCAAGGGAATCGCCACGGACGAGGAACTGGACATCGTCCTGGGCGGAATGCCCCACAACGTGACCACCGAGATGGATCTGGCCCTCTGGGAGCTCGCGGTGAACGCGCGAGAGCACCGCGAGGTATTCCTCTCCACCCCACCCGGCGAACTGGCCGCGGCGTACCGCGCCGGGAGACTTCCCGACATCGGAATGGCCGGATTCCTGGACAAGTACGGCATGCGCGCCGCGGCCGAGATCGACGTCGGCATGCCCCGCTGGGACGAGGACCCGGCGCCACTGTTCGCTACGATCGCCAACTACCTCCGCGTCGACGACCCCGAGCAGGCCCCCGACCGGCGATTCCAGAGAGCCGCGGAGAAGGCCGAGGCGATGATCGAGACGCTGTCCCGCCGGGCGCGGCGACTGCGTCCGGTCCGCGGCCGGGTCGCGACTTTCCTCATGCGCCGTTCGCGCAAGCTCACCGGCCTGCGGGAGATCGGGAAATTCGCGTGGCTGCCCGCGATTCAAGCGGCTCGCCGGCAACTTCTCGTCGTCGGTGACGACCTGGTGTCGCGTGGCCTGCTGGAACGCGGCGACGACATCATGTTCCTGACTCTCGACGAAGCACGCGCGGCCGTTGACGAGGCGACCGACCACCGTCCCCTGATAGCGGCGCGCCGTGCGGACCATCGGCGAGAGTTACGACGGCACACCGTCCCCGGCGCCTTGCTCTCCGACGGGACCGACGTGGAAGCACTTGCCCCACCCAGGTCCGCCGAAGACGGCGTACTGGTCGGGATGGCCGGCGCGGCGGGCCAGGCGACCGGAAGGGCGCGCGTGATCCGCGATCCAGTCGGCGCGTACATCGAGCCGGGCGAGATCCTCGTGGCGCCGACCACCGATCCCGGGTGGACCCCGCTGTTCCTGACGACGGCAGGCCTGGTCACCGAGACCGGCTCGCCGGTCGCGCACGGCCCCACGGTCGCCCGGGAATACGGCATCCCGGCCGTCATCTGCGTCCGCGACGCCACCCGCGAGATCACCACTGGCCGGCTGATCGCCATCGACGGAACCGCGGGCACGGTACGGATGGTCGACGACGACTGA
- a CDS encoding DUF6653 family protein yields the protein MMELTNAVTKTFRMDDEAWRRHANPWSVWTRFAAIPLMLLAIWSRAWIGWWCLAPIAAVVVWLFLNPSAFPPVEPRSWAARGIYGERVWAHDKSSVPPDHRAVLRVLVVLGLAGFGLVTWGLIALEFWPTLFGATVVVMAQLWRIDRFGWLWERAEEQSAA from the coding sequence ATGATGGAGCTCACCAACGCGGTGACGAAGACCTTCCGGATGGACGACGAAGCCTGGCGCCGCCACGCGAATCCCTGGAGCGTGTGGACCCGCTTCGCCGCGATCCCGTTGATGCTGCTCGCGATCTGGAGCCGGGCCTGGATCGGCTGGTGGTGCCTCGCGCCGATCGCGGCGGTCGTGGTGTGGCTGTTCCTCAATCCCTCGGCTTTCCCGCCGGTCGAACCACGCAGCTGGGCCGCACGCGGCATCTACGGCGAACGTGTCTGGGCGCACGACAAATCGTCGGTCCCGCCGGACCACCGCGCGGTGCTGCGTGTCCTGGTCGTACTCGGTCTCGCCGGTTTCGGCCTCGTCACCTGGGGCCTGATCGCGCTCGAGTTCTGGCCGACCCTGTTCGGCGCGACGGTGGTCGTGATGGCCCAGCTGTGGCGGATCGACCGGTTCGGCTGGCTCTGGGAACGGGCCGAGGAGCAGTCGGCCGCGTGA
- a CDS encoding glycosyltransferase: MRVLLATHGTRGDVQPMLALAVALRDRGHEAVLAAPDSFADAAGEYDIEFAPLGEGANRLMDDPVVKEAIEGGYRGIRGKITALRTAQRVKPMMAEVLHHVGVAAKTSRTDVVVHTTGVPAHHAAEMLGVPAVVVALQPGWIPTGEFPCPMIPLPRLPKVVNRATYLAVAAILRAFTGITSTWRTTELGLPRRRGSHDILHDAEGRDRLVLQAFSRQVTLTASDWPDSVHTTGFWYLPAAAGWEPPAALRDFLDAGPAPVYIGFGSMAGRDSRRTRAVVEEAVRRAGVRAVLATGWGGIAADAGTGDLFVLDHAPHDWLFPRTSAVVHHGGGGTTGAALAAGKPQVVCPFVADQPYWANRMHAVGVAPPPIRQQHLTVDRLTAALRQATDDVGMRERAERLGREIRAENGVAAAVALLEKLT, encoded by the coding sequence GTGAGGGTGCTGCTGGCCACCCACGGAACCCGCGGTGACGTGCAGCCGATGCTGGCTCTCGCGGTCGCCCTGCGCGATCGCGGGCATGAGGCGGTGCTGGCCGCGCCGGACTCGTTCGCCGATGCCGCGGGGGAGTACGACATCGAGTTCGCCCCGCTCGGGGAGGGAGCGAACCGGCTGATGGACGACCCGGTGGTGAAGGAGGCCATCGAGGGCGGGTACCGGGGCATCCGGGGCAAGATCACCGCCCTGCGGACGGCCCAGCGGGTCAAACCGATGATGGCCGAGGTCCTGCACCACGTCGGTGTGGCCGCGAAGACCTCTCGCACGGATGTCGTCGTGCACACGACCGGGGTGCCCGCCCACCACGCGGCAGAGATGCTCGGCGTGCCCGCGGTGGTCGTCGCGTTGCAGCCCGGCTGGATCCCCACGGGCGAGTTCCCGTGCCCGATGATTCCCTTGCCCCGTCTGCCGAAGGTGGTGAACCGCGCCACGTATCTCGCGGTGGCCGCGATCTTGCGCGCTTTCACCGGGATCACCTCCACCTGGCGCACGACCGAACTCGGGCTGCCGCGCCGCCGGGGGAGCCACGACATCCTGCACGACGCGGAGGGCCGCGACCGGCTGGTCCTGCAGGCGTTCAGCCGCCAGGTCACCCTCACGGCTTCGGATTGGCCGGATTCGGTGCACACCACCGGTTTCTGGTATCTCCCTGCGGCGGCGGGATGGGAACCGCCTGCGGCGTTGCGGGACTTTCTCGACGCCGGCCCGGCTCCGGTCTACATCGGATTCGGCAGCATGGCGGGCAGGGATTCACGCCGCACCCGTGCGGTGGTCGAGGAAGCGGTCCGCCGGGCCGGGGTGCGTGCGGTGCTCGCCACCGGCTGGGGCGGCATCGCCGCGGACGCCGGAACCGGCGATCTGTTCGTGCTCGACCACGCGCCGCACGACTGGCTGTTCCCGCGGACGAGCGCGGTCGTGCACCACGGGGGCGGCGGTACGACCGGTGCCGCGCTGGCCGCGGGCAAGCCGCAAGTGGTGTGCCCGTTCGTCGCCGACCAGCCGTACTGGGCGAACCGCATGCACGCCGTCGGCGTCGCGCCGCCGCCGATACGCCAGCAGCACCTCACGGTCGATCGGCTCACCGCGGCGCTGCGGCAAGCCACTGATGACGTCGGGATGCGCGAACGGGCCGAACGGCTCGGCCGGGAAATCCGCGCGGAGAACGGCGTGGCCGCAGCGGTCGCCCTGCTCGAAAAGCTGACCTGA
- a CDS encoding TetR/AcrR family transcriptional regulator, translating to MSSISDLTARARIRDAALARFGADGIAGTSVRAVASDAGVSPGLVLHHFGSKDGLRQACDEHVLDSIRGGGEAGDDALAEVLQAATPVRRYLARAFLDGSSGASALFTEIVDRTEAWLADGEREGWVHPSDDSRARVVVYVSWLLAPLVLGDHVGRLLGGDAAETATAVRGARAGLEILTNGLFTDDRWLTVYTTINDQKRSK from the coding sequence ATGAGTTCAATCTCTGATCTGACGGCCCGGGCCCGTATCCGCGATGCGGCGCTGGCCAGGTTCGGCGCCGACGGCATCGCCGGGACCTCGGTGCGTGCGGTCGCGTCCGATGCCGGGGTGTCGCCGGGCTTGGTGCTGCACCACTTCGGTTCGAAGGACGGGCTGCGGCAGGCCTGTGACGAGCATGTGCTCGACTCGATCCGGGGCGGAGGCGAGGCCGGCGATGATGCGCTGGCGGAGGTGCTGCAGGCGGCCACGCCGGTGCGGCGCTATCTGGCCCGGGCGTTCCTGGACGGATCGAGCGGGGCGTCGGCGTTGTTCACCGAGATCGTGGACCGCACCGAAGCGTGGCTCGCCGACGGCGAGCGGGAGGGCTGGGTGCACCCGTCGGACGACTCGCGTGCGCGCGTGGTCGTCTATGTGTCCTGGCTGCTGGCACCGCTCGTGCTCGGTGACCACGTCGGGCGATTGCTCGGCGGGGACGCGGCGGAGACCGCGACCGCGGTCCGGGGTGCCCGGGCGGGGCTGGAGATCCTGACCAACGGTCTGTTCACCGATGACCGCTGGCTGACCGTATACACCACCATCAACGACCAGAAGCGGTCGAAGTGA
- a CDS encoding acyltransferase family protein, translating to MRETERRFRPEIQGLRALACVLVVVYHVWLGRISGGVDAFFLISGFLVTGQLHRAAVRGRIEYRPMWGRMIKRLFPAALTVLLLVVAVSTVLLPQNRWFQTIKEVVASALYVENWRLAADSADYFAQHDSASVVQHFWSLSIQGQFYVVWPLLVGLVLLVARRTRHDVRPMLLGVLGTVFAASLAYSVWLTAVDQPLAYFDSLTRVWEFALGGLLALLIDRIQVPQQARVVFGWAGVAGLVSCGLVLQVGTVFPGYLALWPTLSAALVILAGDTAFAGGADRFLSSRPLTYLGDLSYALYLWHWPVLVFYLVSRDREEVGLRGGAVIIALSFVLAVLTHHLVAKPVRVSAIGTVNRWGAYRFGVLAMAVVLAASGAWQWTSVRQAENYAIAVNDPNHPGALAHSTGFSYWGATDVQPVPSFVAVSEDWAGIDPARCAPSPRDSGLEICTSETTAHPARRIVVTGDSHAGQLLGALLPVAEKKNWEVTSILRGGCPFSTDSDTVPGDQSCIDWNAAVVDEIVTTRPDAVMTIGTRDVKPGVEERVPSGYVAQWRKVDDAGIPVLAVRDNPRFGQSPSACVEARGVTAPECATPRSELYAAQPPYETLPDLPPNVRFVDFSDYFCTAEVCPPVIGNVLVYLDDNHVSGTYMSTMSAIAEKAITAALGWTDDHAEEPPAGG from the coding sequence GTGCGGGAGACGGAGCGGCGGTTCCGCCCGGAAATTCAGGGGCTGCGGGCACTCGCGTGCGTTCTGGTGGTCGTCTATCACGTGTGGCTCGGCCGGATCTCCGGCGGCGTCGACGCGTTCTTCCTGATCTCCGGCTTCCTCGTCACCGGCCAGCTCCACCGGGCGGCGGTGCGCGGGAGGATCGAGTACCGGCCGATGTGGGGCCGGATGATCAAGCGGTTGTTCCCGGCCGCGCTCACCGTGCTGCTGCTGGTCGTCGCGGTGAGCACGGTGCTGTTGCCGCAGAATCGCTGGTTCCAGACGATCAAGGAGGTCGTCGCCTCCGCCCTCTACGTCGAGAACTGGCGGCTGGCGGCGGATTCTGCCGACTACTTCGCGCAGCACGACTCGGCCAGTGTCGTCCAGCATTTCTGGTCGTTGTCGATCCAGGGGCAGTTCTACGTGGTCTGGCCGTTGCTGGTCGGCCTGGTGCTGCTGGTCGCCCGGCGAACACGCCACGACGTCCGGCCGATGCTCCTCGGCGTACTCGGCACGGTGTTCGCGGCTTCGCTGGCGTATTCGGTGTGGCTGACCGCGGTCGATCAGCCGCTGGCGTACTTCGATTCGCTGACGCGGGTCTGGGAATTCGCACTCGGTGGCCTGCTCGCCTTGCTCATCGACCGGATCCAGGTGCCCCAGCAGGCGCGTGTCGTGTTCGGCTGGGCCGGGGTCGCCGGGCTCGTTTCCTGCGGACTGGTGCTCCAGGTCGGCACGGTCTTCCCGGGCTATCTCGCGCTCTGGCCGACTCTTTCGGCCGCGCTGGTGATCCTCGCGGGGGACACCGCGTTCGCCGGCGGCGCGGATCGTTTCCTGTCCAGCCGTCCGTTGACGTATCTGGGCGACCTGAGTTACGCGCTCTACCTCTGGCATTGGCCGGTCCTGGTGTTCTACCTCGTTTCCCGCGATCGGGAAGAGGTCGGCCTCCGTGGCGGCGCGGTGATCATCGCGCTGTCGTTCGTGCTCGCCGTGCTCACCCATCACCTGGTCGCAAAACCGGTCCGCGTGTCCGCGATCGGGACCGTGAACCGTTGGGGCGCTTACCGATTCGGCGTCCTCGCGATGGCCGTGGTGCTGGCGGCCTCGGGTGCCTGGCAGTGGACCAGTGTGCGGCAGGCGGAGAACTACGCGATCGCGGTCAACGACCCCAACCACCCCGGCGCCCTCGCGCACTCAACAGGTTTCAGCTACTGGGGAGCCACCGACGTACAGCCGGTCCCTTCCTTCGTCGCCGTGTCCGAAGACTGGGCCGGGATCGACCCGGCACGGTGCGCCCCGTCCCCTCGCGATTCGGGGCTCGAGATCTGTACCTCCGAGACGACAGCGCACCCAGCGCGGCGGATCGTGGTCACCGGCGACTCCCACGCCGGCCAACTTCTCGGCGCTCTGCTCCCGGTCGCCGAAAAGAAGAACTGGGAGGTCACGTCGATCCTCCGCGGCGGCTGCCCGTTCTCCACCGACTCCGACACCGTGCCGGGGGACCAGTCCTGCATCGACTGGAACGCCGCCGTGGTGGACGAGATCGTCACCACCCGCCCCGACGCGGTGATGACGATCGGCACCAGGGACGTGAAACCCGGCGTCGAGGAACGAGTGCCGTCCGGCTACGTCGCGCAGTGGCGCAAGGTGGACGACGCGGGCATCCCGGTGCTCGCGGTGCGGGACAACCCGCGCTTCGGCCAGTCGCCGTCAGCGTGTGTCGAAGCCCGCGGTGTCACGGCGCCTGAATGCGCGACTCCACGGTCAGAGCTCTACGCTGCCCAGCCGCCGTACGAAACACTTCCGGATCTCCCGCCGAACGTGCGGTTCGTCGACTTCAGCGACTACTTCTGCACGGCCGAGGTCTGCCCGCCGGTGATCGGCAACGTGCTCGTCTACCTCGACGACAACCACGTCAGCGGCACCTACATGTCGACCATGTCGGCCATCGCCGAGAAGGCCATCACCGCCGCGCTCGGCTGGACGGACGACCACGCGGAGGAACCGCCGGCCGGCGGGTGA
- a CDS encoding CBS domain-containing protein: MHAAVMAEKFPVVLLDSLALQAARLLAENRLPGLVVATADGRPYTVLPASDVVKFLVPAYVQEAPTLAAVLSESMADRAADKLGGKTVREVLSARPSDLAVVEHDDNIVEVAAMMARLRCPLTAVLRNGTMIGVITASRLLELVLAPH, encoded by the coding sequence ATGCACGCCGCCGTCATGGCCGAGAAGTTCCCGGTAGTGCTTCTCGATTCGCTCGCGCTGCAGGCGGCTCGGCTTCTCGCCGAGAACCGGCTACCCGGGCTCGTCGTCGCCACGGCCGACGGACGGCCCTACACGGTCTTGCCCGCCTCGGACGTGGTGAAATTCCTGGTGCCCGCCTATGTTCAGGAGGCACCCACGCTGGCCGCGGTGCTCTCGGAATCGATGGCCGACCGGGCCGCGGACAAACTGGGCGGAAAGACTGTCCGCGAAGTCCTTTCCGCTCGGCCTTCTGATCTGGCTGTTGTCGAACATGACGACAACATCGTGGAAGTCGCCGCGATGATGGCCCGGCTGCGCTGCCCGCTGACCGCAGTCTTGCGTAACGGCACGATGATCGGCGTGATCACCGCGTCCCGGCTGCTCGAACTGGTGCTCGCGCCCCACTGA
- a CDS encoding SulP family inorganic anion transporter → MALPLAIAFGITATGTSEGALVGLYGAIFAGFFAAVFGGTPAQVTGPTGPITVVATGVIAAHGLEGAFLAFIMAGALQILFGACRLGSLIRYIPHPVVSGFMGGIALIIILGELDQVQKSFLVVAATIVLMLVSARVVKSIPASLIALVIITGILSFAEPVLQNLRIGPVSLNGTVDYIGQIPESIPSITFPEFSGSLILTLVLPALSIALLGSIDSLLTSVVMDNITGRRHRSNRELVGQGLGNMASGLFGGLASAGATVRSVVNVRSGGKTALSAATHSVILLALVAGLGAVVQYIPLAVLSGILILTAIGMFDWESLRKTHVAPRGDVVVMFATMIITVLVDLTVAVAVGVAVALVVHLVQSRRSRASVVYDETGTYHIEGPLSFLSIDRVLTRLRDDEPKLSLSLQKVSYMDMSGAKGLLTFIDHSHRSDVELDFRDLPPHVEHKLTALANDEQRDKLTTVIRNAPSAANRPNDGKS, encoded by the coding sequence GTGGCGCTGCCACTGGCGATCGCCTTCGGCATCACCGCGACCGGCACGTCCGAGGGCGCGCTCGTCGGCCTGTACGGAGCGATCTTCGCCGGGTTCTTCGCCGCGGTCTTCGGAGGAACACCCGCGCAGGTGACCGGTCCGACCGGCCCGATCACCGTGGTCGCCACCGGTGTCATCGCTGCGCACGGACTTGAAGGCGCGTTCCTCGCGTTCATCATGGCGGGCGCGCTTCAGATCCTGTTCGGCGCGTGCCGCCTCGGATCACTCATCCGCTACATCCCGCACCCTGTGGTGTCGGGATTCATGGGCGGGATCGCGCTGATCATCATCCTGGGCGAGCTCGACCAGGTGCAGAAGAGCTTTTTGGTGGTGGCGGCCACGATCGTGCTGATGCTCGTATCGGCGCGAGTGGTCAAGTCAATCCCGGCGAGCCTGATCGCGCTCGTGATCATCACCGGCATTTTGTCGTTCGCGGAACCCGTCCTGCAGAACCTTCGGATCGGGCCGGTTTCCCTCAACGGCACGGTCGACTACATCGGCCAGATCCCCGAATCGATTCCCTCCATCACCTTCCCGGAGTTCAGCGGTTCGCTGATCCTCACCCTCGTGCTGCCCGCCTTGAGCATCGCGCTGCTCGGCTCGATCGACTCGCTGCTGACCTCGGTCGTGATGGACAACATCACGGGTCGTCGGCACCGCAGCAATCGTGAACTGGTCGGCCAGGGGCTCGGCAACATGGCCAGCGGGCTGTTCGGCGGATTGGCCAGCGCGGGGGCGACCGTCAGGTCCGTGGTCAACGTCCGAAGCGGGGGTAAAACCGCGCTGTCGGCCGCGACCCATAGCGTTATCCTGCTGGCGCTGGTGGCCGGTCTCGGCGCGGTCGTGCAGTACATCCCGCTCGCCGTGCTGTCGGGGATCTTGATCCTGACCGCGATCGGCATGTTCGACTGGGAAAGCCTCCGCAAGACCCATGTCGCACCCCGGGGCGACGTCGTCGTGATGTTCGCGACGATGATCATCACCGTTCTCGTCGATCTGACCGTGGCGGTCGCGGTCGGCGTGGCTGTCGCGCTCGTCGTGCACCTCGTGCAATCGCGCCGAAGCAGGGCGTCGGTCGTCTACGACGAGACCGGCACCTACCACATCGAGGGACCGCTGTCGTTCCTCTCCATCGACCGCGTCTTGACCAGACTGCGCGACGACGAGCCGAAACTGTCGCTCAGCCTGCAGAAGGTGAGCTACATGGACATGTCTGGCGCCAAGGGACTGCTGACCTTCATCGACCACTCCCACAGATCCGACGTGGAACTCGACTTCAGGGACCTGCCGCCACACGTCGAGCACAAACTGACCGCACTCGCGAACGACGAACAACGCGACAAACTCACCACCGTCATCAGGAACGCGCCCAGTGCCGCGAACCGGCCGAACGATGGGAAGTCATGA
- a CDS encoding carbonic anhydrase yields MTAIDVLLKRNDELGDAVPGDRRSPRPSLQVTILTCMDARVRVFEIFGLIQGESHVLRNAGGVVTDDVIRSLALSQRKLGTREVLIVQHTDCGLSLVTEDDFKDELEADTGLRPMWSVEAFRDVSDSVRRSMQRVKRSDFLLHTDNVRGFVYDVKAGALTEVS; encoded by the coding sequence ATGACCGCGATCGACGTACTGCTCAAACGCAACGACGAACTCGGCGACGCGGTGCCAGGCGATCGGCGCTCGCCCCGTCCTTCCCTGCAGGTGACCATCCTGACCTGCATGGACGCGCGCGTGCGGGTGTTCGAGATCTTCGGTCTCATCCAGGGCGAATCACATGTGCTGCGCAACGCCGGCGGCGTCGTCACCGATGACGTGATCCGCTCGCTCGCGTTGAGCCAGCGGAAGCTGGGCACCCGTGAGGTCCTGATCGTGCAGCACACCGACTGCGGGTTGTCGCTGGTGACCGAAGACGACTTCAAGGACGAACTGGAAGCCGACACCGGGCTACGACCTATGTGGTCTGTCGAGGCGTTCCGCGATGTTTCCGACAGCGTCCGCCGTTCGATGCAGCGCGTGAAGCGGTCGGATTTTCTCCTGCACACCGACAATGTCCGCGGCTTCGTCTACGACGTGAAGGCCGGAGCGCTGACCGAGGTCAGCTGA
- a CDS encoding CBS domain-containing protein yields MQASEMAEEFPVVDMDSDALDAARLLAEHRLPGIVVTDRSGCPQSVLPASEVVRFLVPTYVQDDPSLAGVLNESMADRVADKLGGRKVRSLLPEEPAELPRVNSDDTIIEVAAIMARLHCPLVAVMQDRTLLGVISASRLLELALAPR; encoded by the coding sequence ATGCAAGCCAGCGAGATGGCCGAGGAATTCCCGGTCGTGGATATGGATTCCGACGCGCTCGACGCGGCGCGGCTTCTCGCGGAGCACCGCTTGCCCGGCATCGTCGTGACCGACCGGAGTGGCTGCCCTCAGTCGGTCCTGCCCGCTTCGGAAGTGGTCCGTTTCCTGGTGCCGACCTATGTGCAGGACGACCCGTCGCTCGCCGGTGTCCTCAACGAGTCGATGGCCGATCGTGTCGCCGACAAACTGGGCGGCCGCAAGGTGCGTTCGTTGCTTCCGGAGGAACCCGCCGAGCTGCCTCGGGTGAATTCCGACGACACGATCATCGAGGTCGCCGCGATCATGGCGAGACTGCATTGCCCACTGGTCGCGGTCATGCAGGACAGGACGCTGCTCGGCGTGATCTCCGCGTCCCGCCTCCTGGAGCTGGCGCTCGCCCCACGGTGA